One window of Vitis riparia cultivar Riparia Gloire de Montpellier isolate 1030 chromosome 5, EGFV_Vit.rip_1.0, whole genome shotgun sequence genomic DNA carries:
- the LOC117913909 gene encoding probable thiol methyltransferase 2: MGLCVPSGRISGGVCGLLSGRSLTWAKNLGVSTTQLRMSNNGSSIESNPKVQKLNQIIGSDSAGGWEKSWQQGHTPWDLGKPTPIIQHLHQTGTLPSGRTLVPGCGCGYDVVTIACPERFVVGLDISDSAIKKAKELSSSLWNANHFTFLKEDFFTWNPTELFDLIFDYTFFCAIEPDMRSVWAKRMRHLLKPDGELLTLMFPISDHAGGPPYKVSVADYEEVLHPMGFKAVSIVDNKMAIGPRKGREKLGRWKRTPSKSLL; this comes from the exons ATGGGACTTTGTGTGCCCTCCGGGAGGATCAGCGGCGGTGTCTGTGGCCTCCTGAGCGGCCGTAGTCTGACGTGGGCGAAGAATCTGGGAGTTTCTACAACACAATTGCGCATGTCGAACAACGGCAGCAGCATAGAATCGAACCCAAAggttcaaaaattaaatcaaatcatcgGAAGCGACTCCGCTG GTGGTTGGGAAAAGAGCTGGCAGCAAGGACATACTCCATGGGATTTGGGAAAGccaacacctataattcaacaCCTTCATCAGACTGGAACCCTTCCCAGTGGCAGGACTTTGGTCCCTGGTTGTGGCTGT GGTTATGATGTGGTAACAATTGCATGCCCTGAACGTTTTGTTGTGGGGTTGGACATATCAGACAGTGCCATCAAGAAAGCAAAAGAG TTATCTTCCTCGTTATGGAATGCAAATCATTTCACATTTTTAAAGGAGGACTTCTTCACTTGGAATCCCACTGAGTTGTTTGATCTGATTTTTGATTATAC GTTTTTTTGTGCAATTGAACCAGACATGAGATCAGTGTGGGCCAAACGAATGCGACATTTGTTAAAACCAGATGGAGAGCTCTTGACACTGATGTTTCCG ATCAGCGATCATGCTGGTGGACCCCCATATAAAGTATCTGTAGCCGA TTATGAAGAAGTGCTGCATCCAATGGGATTTAAAGCAGTTTCCATTGTGGACAACAAGATGGCTATTGGACCTCGCAAG GGAAGAGAGAAACTTGGACGGTGGAAAAGGACTCCAAGCAAATCCTTACTATGA